In Myxococcales bacterium, the following are encoded in one genomic region:
- a CDS encoding S1 RNA-binding domain-containing protein — protein sequence MSTDAPAGDSFAALFEQQSHGRSDRRSRSFKVGDKLDVVVVQVGKDAVFVELDGKRQGFLEADELRDEAGEVTVKPGDRVTAHVLEANDQQGMFRLGKSFGKTHGVDGLERAKAAGVPVEGKVLALNKGGAEVEVGGVRAFCPMGQLDSRFVQDASAFIGQSLSFLVSEVKDGGKSVVLSRRALLERDAHEAFAKTQQSLVPGATLTGTVTSIRDFGAFVDLGGIEGLIPRSEIGHDRSVAVGDALRAGETVEVLVREVKEVPPPEGREGKGRRGPQLKITLSLKALMADPWQGLDLAEGKVLDGTVVRTQPFGAFVRIAPGVEGLLHVSEQPKGAELGEGTAVLVVVKKLDLLAKKIGLGVAPEGAAVGSVLEVPRAAVAVRVNAVVTGVVEKIETFGLFVQLDGVTGRGGRGLVPNAETGLPRGADLRKAFPEGTKVSAKVLETGEGKLRLSLRGAKDAEERAQFEQARSSMKAPASLGTFGDLLKKVDLSGGAKAGKGKKK from the coding sequence ATGTCCACCGACGCCCCTGCCGGCGACTCGTTCGCGGCCCTCTTCGAGCAGCAGTCCCACGGCCGGTCCGACCGCCGCAGCCGATCTTTCAAGGTGGGCGACAAGCTCGACGTCGTCGTCGTGCAGGTCGGCAAAGACGCCGTGTTCGTGGAGCTCGACGGAAAGCGCCAGGGCTTCCTCGAGGCCGACGAGCTGCGCGACGAGGCCGGCGAAGTCACGGTGAAGCCCGGCGATCGGGTCACAGCCCACGTGCTCGAGGCGAACGATCAGCAGGGCATGTTCCGGCTCGGGAAGAGCTTCGGCAAGACCCACGGCGTCGACGGCCTCGAGCGCGCGAAGGCGGCCGGTGTGCCGGTCGAGGGCAAGGTGCTCGCGCTGAACAAGGGCGGCGCCGAGGTCGAGGTCGGGGGCGTGCGCGCCTTCTGCCCGATGGGCCAGCTCGACTCGCGCTTCGTGCAAGACGCCAGCGCGTTCATCGGCCAGAGCCTCTCGTTCCTCGTGAGCGAGGTGAAAGACGGCGGCAAGAGCGTCGTGCTCTCGCGCCGCGCGCTCCTCGAGCGCGACGCGCACGAGGCCTTCGCGAAGACCCAGCAGTCGCTCGTGCCCGGCGCCACCCTGACCGGCACGGTCACCTCCATCCGCGACTTCGGCGCGTTCGTCGACCTCGGCGGCATCGAGGGGCTCATCCCGCGCTCGGAGATCGGCCACGACCGCAGCGTGGCCGTGGGCGACGCGCTCCGGGCCGGCGAGACCGTCGAGGTGCTCGTGCGCGAAGTGAAAGAGGTGCCGCCGCCGGAGGGTCGCGAGGGCAAAGGCCGGCGCGGGCCGCAGCTCAAGATCACCCTGTCCTTGAAGGCCCTCATGGCCGATCCGTGGCAGGGCCTCGACCTCGCCGAGGGCAAGGTCCTGGACGGCACCGTCGTGCGCACGCAGCCGTTCGGGGCGTTCGTGCGCATCGCGCCGGGCGTCGAGGGGCTCCTTCACGTGTCGGAGCAGCCGAAGGGCGCCGAGCTGGGCGAGGGCACCGCCGTGCTCGTGGTCGTCAAGAAGCTTGACCTCTTGGCCAAGAAGATCGGCCTCGGCGTGGCCCCCGAGGGCGCGGCCGTGGGCAGCGTCCTCGAGGTGCCGCGGGCGGCCGTGGCCGTGCGCGTGAACGCCGTGGTCACCGGGGTCGTCGAGAAGATCGAGACCTTCGGGCTGTTCGTTCAGCTCGACGGTGTGACCGGGCGCGGCGGGCGCGGGCTCGTCCCCAACGCCGAGACCGGCCTGCCGCGCGGCGCCGACCTCCGCAAGGCCTTCCCCGAGGGCACGAAGGTGTCCGCGAAGGTGCTCGAGACCGGGGAGGGCAAGCTCCGCCTCTCCCTGCGTGGCGCGAAGGACGCCGAAGAGCGCGCGCAGTTCGAGCAGGCGCGCTCGTCGATGAAGGCGCCGGCGTCGCTCGGCACGTTCGGCGATCTTCTGAAGAAGGTGGACCTCTCCGGCGGCGCGAAGGCCGGCAAGGGCAAGAAGAAGTAA
- a CDS encoding J domain-containing protein translates to MTQLFAPVCSVTPTRRRRFLWAAWWSGPPGREPFRPPDAASGGARTREEAHQQAERACGAPLVAIDGSWARAWARVLRGEPAFPSATGEGARVDGQARAPALNDAARAEPRSVWDTLGVPPSATDEEVKRAYRQRALETHPDRGGDAEAFRAVQRAYEVASARKAKAARRPKRRREPAG, encoded by the coding sequence GTGACGCAGCTCTTCGCCCCCGTCTGCTCGGTCACGCCCACCCGCCGCCGGCGCTTCCTCTGGGCGGCGTGGTGGAGCGGTCCGCCCGGCCGGGAGCCCTTTCGGCCCCCGGACGCGGCGAGCGGCGGCGCGCGGACTCGCGAGGAGGCGCACCAGCAAGCCGAGCGGGCGTGCGGCGCGCCGCTCGTAGCGATCGACGGGAGCTGGGCGCGCGCGTGGGCGCGCGTGCTGCGGGGTGAGCCCGCGTTCCCCTCGGCGACGGGCGAAGGCGCGCGCGTGGACGGCCAGGCTCGTGCGCCGGCCCTCAACGACGCGGCGCGCGCCGAGCCCCGCTCGGTGTGGGACACGCTCGGAGTGCCGCCCTCGGCGACGGACGAGGAGGTGAAGCGAGCCTACCGGCAGCGCGCCCTCGAGACTCACCCCGACCGCGGGGGCGACGCCGAGGCGTTCCGGGCCGTACAGCGCGCCTACGAGGTGGCGAGCGCGCGGAAGGCGAAGGCCGCGAGGCGCCCGAAGCGCCGCCGGGAGCCCGCGGGTTGA
- a CDS encoding serine/threonine protein kinase: MSGRRDLHDTSERELPRGTRLLDRYVILDRYDGGGMATIYRAEDERLSRVVVAKVLRTTLVEGSGSTSGRALYHATYTHFLDEARALSKLQHPSTLRIYDFGYVGDASTPTEERSPFHISEFLSGGNLEQRVRAEGTLSPLAAADVLDAVAGALGEAHGYGIVHRDVKPSNILFAEVGAKRFPKIADFGIARTPVPTAEAAKTGRTPSTPLTLCSPRWAAPEQLSSGVESATTDVYSLGLVAHFMLTGRPAFDSARIRETYLPRIFDDDFATRAIRASGLPTPLEEVILACLRVSPAQRFHSPAAFATAFRAAAATLDGGPPPPRATAAPREPRPTAATGPTSARGTGPVSMSLVPEVADLAFAAGGTETRVRLSFQPTSARVNVRNLSGFVVRDGARPSTAVLLDRDATLTFMTSSQAVRLVARLAFGERTAEGTVFLVDGGPVLIPFSTAGQAVALYVTHASGHTPQVVIVGRT; the protein is encoded by the coding sequence ATGAGCGGCCGGCGTGATCTCCACGACACGAGCGAGCGAGAGCTGCCCCGGGGCACGCGCTTGCTGGATCGCTACGTGATCCTCGATCGGTACGACGGCGGCGGAATGGCCACGATCTACCGAGCGGAGGACGAGCGCCTCTCGCGGGTGGTGGTCGCGAAGGTGCTGCGCACGACGCTGGTGGAGGGCTCGGGGAGCACGAGCGGCCGCGCCCTGTACCATGCAACTTACACGCATTTTCTCGACGAGGCGCGGGCCCTCTCGAAGCTGCAGCACCCAAGCACGCTGCGCATCTACGACTTCGGATACGTCGGTGACGCCTCGACGCCGACCGAGGAGCGCTCACCATTCCACATCTCCGAGTTTCTCTCGGGTGGGAACCTGGAGCAGCGCGTGCGCGCGGAGGGCACCCTCTCGCCCTTGGCGGCGGCCGACGTGCTGGACGCGGTCGCCGGCGCGCTGGGCGAGGCGCACGGGTACGGGATCGTGCACCGCGACGTGAAGCCGTCGAACATCCTCTTCGCCGAGGTGGGCGCGAAGCGCTTCCCCAAGATCGCCGACTTCGGCATCGCGCGGACGCCGGTGCCGACCGCCGAGGCCGCGAAGACCGGCCGCACGCCGAGCACGCCGCTGACGCTCTGCTCGCCGCGCTGGGCCGCGCCGGAGCAACTGTCCAGCGGCGTCGAGAGCGCCACGACCGACGTGTACTCGCTCGGCCTCGTCGCTCACTTCATGCTTACCGGCCGGCCCGCGTTCGACTCGGCGCGCATCCGCGAGACCTACCTGCCGCGCATCTTCGACGACGACTTCGCGACCCGCGCGATCCGCGCGAGCGGGCTCCCCACGCCGCTCGAGGAGGTCATCCTCGCGTGCCTGCGCGTGAGCCCCGCGCAGCGGTTTCACTCGCCCGCCGCCTTCGCGACGGCGTTCCGCGCGGCGGCCGCGACCCTGGACGGCGGGCCGCCACCGCCACGCGCAACCGCGGCCCCTCGCGAGCCCCGACCGACCGCCGCCACGGGGCCCACGAGCGCGCGCGGCACGGGGCCCGTTTCCATGAGCCTCGTGCCCGAGGTCGCCGACCTCGCCTTCGCGGCCGGCGGCACCGAGACCCGCGTGCGCCTCTCCTTTCAGCCAACCTCGGCCCGGGTGAACGTGCGAAACCTCTCCGGGTTCGTCGTCCGCGACGGCGCGCGCCCCTCCACCGCGGTGCTCCTCGACCGCGACGCCACCCTCACCTTCATGACCTCGAGCCAGGCCGTGCGCCTGGTCGCCCGCCTCGCCTTCGGGGAACGCACGGCCGAAGGCACGGTCTTTCTCGTCGACGGAGGGCCCGTTCTGATACCGTTCTCCACGGCGGGGCAGGCGGTCGCGCTCTACGTCACACACGCCTCGGGGCACACCCCTCAGGTGGTCATCGTCGGGCGAACCTAG